A genome region from Lucilia cuprina isolate Lc7/37 chromosome 3, ASM2204524v1, whole genome shotgun sequence includes the following:
- the LOC111678229 gene encoding probable phosphorylase b kinase regulatory subunit alpha isoform X5, translated as MRSRSNSGVRLDYYQRIVHRLIMSHQEPVTGLFPASNINSHAWIRDNVYCILAVWGLSMAYKKIADQDEDRAKCYELEQSCVKLMRGLLMAMMNQKDKVEKFKITQNPLDSLHAKYSSKNGQPVVGDAEWGHLQIDAVSLYLLILAQMTASGLQIVFSLDEVSFIQNLVFYIESAYCIPDYGIWERGDKTNHGEPELNASSIGMAKAALEAMNELDLFGARGGPASVIHVLADEAHKCQAVLQSMLPRESNSKELDSGLLCVIGFPAFAVDDPQLIRNTKDAILHRLQGKYGCKRFLRDGYRTPKEDPTRLYYERWELRMFENIECEWPLFYCYLILFHAFQSDKLAVKEYADRLEQIMVRGDDGILLIPESYAVTHDTVPQEYQMPGSQPREVVGRCPFLWGQSLFILGRLLQEGFLAVGELDPLNRRLGAQKKPDVVVQVVIIAEDNEIRDKLAEYDLHVQTIAEVAPIEVQPARVLSHLYTYLGRNRKLGLTGRKSRDVGILSTSKLYSLKDRIFAFTPQHIDYEEYYTTRDPDLLASNFTTNLAFLTNNWRHMLGRPTITLMATHYMLDQDRIPLAMIQTMRKLKSGYINGTRVMLGNLKDFLNTSAITDLSFLGSTEDGYPDRLHPDVQTYLDEHLLRSFSHRNTMNLRGGQLRPRHLRRRMSCKGAIKKTRSINVDSDNLGMEGPTPLTERRLSSIVPPPWLQANQQTPLNSFTITPEGSSTNTNQNRSEVLIRENIYPIDINHSRSAIEKRKVEELIAMLRETENLEEQGDILQYLVDTQGLDFNTAGLGLKQKSSSSSSSSSVIDPTLVEESTYDELAFKSTASKPPLPPSALLVVPHDEPASFNNTNNVNVINSSHSEGMLEEGRVVTVRDLLKGLYEKACQQKLWGLVRHTAGMLGKRVEDLAKAVTDLLVRQKQVTVGMPPNNEFTITAPLPEADLRQLIHDAYGDDESTAMLTQELMVYLAMFIRTEPQLFHEMLRLRVGLIIQVMAKELSRTLNCDGEAASEHLLNLSPFEMKNLLYHILSGKEFAVSSVARGNLSIVSCKSSRVSKKSQIGLGDPEGEDALIASIDDRQGQWLRRRRLDGALNRVPRDFYSRVWSVLEKCQGLAIEGRILQQSLTQEMTPGELKFALEVETALNQIPQPEYRQLVVEALMVLTLVTEHNMVPNLGGIIYVEHLVHKANQLFLEDQRKVQGDATLCCAKSKDGKEQHQAASGMLLCGGAAYICQHLYDSAPSGSYGTMTYMARAVALVLDCLPKHGEMECAIS; from the exons atgcGTTCACGCAGCAATTCAGGCGTACGCCTGGACTATTACCAACGTATTGTTCATCGCTTGATTATGAGCCACCAGGAGCCCGTAACGGGTTTATTTCCAGCATCCAATATTAATTCGCATGCCTGGATCAGAGATAATGTATATTGCATATTAGCAGTATGGGGTCTGTCGATGGCCTACAAAAAGATAGCGGATCAGGATGAAGATCGTGCCAAATGCTATGAACTAGAACAAAGTTGTGTTAAATTAATGCGTGGTCTCTTAATGGCCATGATGAATCAAAAGGATAAAgtggaaaagtttaaaataactcAAAATCCATTGGATTCTCTACATGCAAAGTACTCTAGCAAAAACGGACAACCTGTTGTGGGTGATGCTGAATGGGGCCATTTACAAATCGATGCGGTGTCATTGTATCTTTTAATTTTGGCACAAATGACAGCATCGGGTCTTCAAATTGTTTTCTCCTTAGATGAAGTatcatttatacaaaatttagtcTTCTATATTGAATCGGCCTACTGTATTCCCGATTATGGCATCTGGGAACGTGGAGACAAAACAAATCATGGTGAACCAGAACTAAATGCCAGTTCCATTGGTATGGCTAAGGCTGCTCTTGAGGCCATGAACGAATTAGATCTATTTGGTGCTCGCGGTGGTCCCGCTAGTGTTATACATGTATTGGCTGATGAGGCACACAAGTGTCAAGCTGTTCTACAATCAATGTTACCGCGTGAATCCAATAGTAAAGAACTTGATTCGGGACTTTTATGTGTTATTGGATTTCCAGCCTTTGCTGTCGACGACCCACAATTGATACGTAATACCAAAGATGCCATCTTACATCGTTTACAAGGTAAATACGGTTGTAAACGTTTCCTACGTGATGGCTATCGTACACCCAAAGAGGATCCCACACGTTTGTACTACGAAAGATGGGAATTGCGTATGTTTGAGAATATTGAATGTGAATGgccattattttattgttatttgatATTGTTCCATGCATTTCAATCTGATAAGTTGGCCGTTAAAGAGTATGCAGATCGTTTGGAG CAAATAATGGTTCGTGGAGATGATGGTATACTTTTAATACCCGAGAGTTATGCGGTAACACATGATACTGTACCACAAGAATATCAAATGCCAGGATCACAACCAAGAGAAGTTGTAGGACGCTGTCCATTTTTGTGGGGTCAATCTCTATTCATTTTAGGCAGATTATTACAAGAG ggCTTTCTAGCGGTGGGTGAATTAGATCCCCTCAATCGTCGTTTGGGTGCTCAGAAAAAGCCAGATGTTGTCGTACAGGTTGTTATAATTGCTGAAGATAATGAAATACGTGATAAATTGGCTGAATATGATTTGCATGTACAAACCATAGCTGAGGTGGCACCAATTGAAGTTCAACCAGCTCGTGTTTTAAGTCATTTGTATACGTATTTGGGTAGAAATCGTAAATTGGGTTTGACTGGTCGTAAGTCTCGTGATGTGGGTATATTAAGTACGAGTAAATTGTATTCGTTAAAAGATAGAATATTTGCTTTTACGCCACAG caTATCGATTATGAAGAATATTACACCACACGTGATCCTGACTTGCTTGCAAGTAATTTCACCACCAATTTAGCTTTCCTAACAAATAATTGGCGTCATATGTTAGGAAGACCCACAATAACTTTAATGGCAACACACTATATGCTAG ATCAAGATAGAATACCCTTGGCCATGATACAAACAATGCGTAAACTAAAATCGGGTTATATTAATGGTACTCGTGTTATGTTGGGCAATCTTAAGGACTTCCTGAATACATCGGCTATAACTGATTTAAGCTTTTTGGGAAGTACCGAAGATGGTTATCCCGATCGTTTACATCCCGATGTACAGACATATTTGGATGAACATTTATTGCGTTCATTTAGTCATCGTAATACTATGAACCTAAGAGGTGGTCAACTGCGTCCCCGACATTTAAGACGACGCATGTCCTGCAAAGGAGCTATTAAGAAAACTAGATCTATTAACGTAGATT CTGATAACTTGGGTATGGAGGGTCCTACACCTTTGACCGAAAGACGTTTATCATCGATTGTACCACCACCTTGGTTACAGGCTAATCAACAGACCCCATTAAATTCATTCACCATCACACCTGAGGGAAGTTCTACTAATACGAATCAAAATCGTTCGGAGGTGTTGATACGTGAGAATATTTATCCAATTGATATCAATCATAGTCGTTCAGCCATTGAAAAACGCA AAGTGGAAGAGTTAATAGCCATGCTAAGAGAAACGGAAAATTTAGAAGAACAAGGTGATATCTTACAATATTTAGTTGATACCCAAGGATTAGATTTCAATACAG CCGGCTTAGgacttaaacaaaaatcatcaTCGTCCTCTTCCTCCTCTTCTG taattGATCCAACCCTTGTGGAGGAATCAACATACGATGAGTTAGCTTTTAAAAGTACTGCTTCGAAGCCTCCATTACCACCATCTGCACTGTTGGTGGTGCCCCATGATGAGCCAGCATCTTTTAATAATACCAACAATGTCAATGTTATTAATTCCTCTCACTCTGAAGGCATGCTGGAAGAGGGACGTGTCGTTACTGTACGCGATTTACTCAAGGGCTTATACGAAAAGGCTTGTCAGCAAAAACTCTGGGGTTTGGTACGTCATACCGCCGGTATGTTGGGTAAGCGAGTGGAGGATTTAGCCAAAGCAGTTACCGATTTGTTGGTACGTCAGAAACAAGTGACCGTGGGCATGCCACCGAATAATGAGTTTACCATAACGGCTCCCTTGCCCGAAGCTGATTTAAGGCAGTTGATACATGAT GCTTATGGTGATGATGAAAGTACCGCTATGTTGACACAAGAATTAATGGTTTATTTGGCCATGTTTATACGCACCGAACCACAGTTGTTCCATGAAATGTTACGTCTTAGAGTTGGTCTTATTATCCAAGTTATGGCTAAAGAGTTATCACGTACTTTGAATTGCGATGGTGAAGCGGCCTCGGAACATTTGTTGAATTTGTCACcgtttgaaatgaaaaatcttttatatcaTATTCTAAGTGGCAAAGAATTTGCTGTAAGCAGTG tggCTCGTGGTAATCTATCCATTGTTAGCTGTAAATCCAGTCGTGTTAGCAAGAAGAGTCAAATTGGTTTGGGTGATCCGGAGGGTGAAGATGCCCTAATCGCCAGCATTGACGATAGACAGGGACAATGGTTACGTAGACGTCGTCTAGATGGTGCTCTTAATCGTGTACCACGTGATTTCTATTCGCGTGTCTGGTCAGTTTTGGAAAAATGTCAAGGTTTGGCCATAGAAGGTCGTATTCTACAACAGAGTTTAACTCAAGAAATGACTCCTGGCGAGTTAAAGTTTGCCTTGGAAGTTGAGACAGCCTTAAATCAAATTCCCCAACCAGAATATCGTCAATTGGTGGTGGAGGCTTTAATGGTTTTGACTCTGGTAACCGAACATAATATGGTACCAAATTTGGGTGGTATTATATATGTCGAACATTTGGTGCATAAAGCCAATCAATTGTTTTTGGAAGATCAACGTAAGGTTCAGGGTGATGCTACTCTCTGCTGTGCCAAATCCAAAGATGGTAAAGAACAACATCAGGCTGCCTCTGGTATGTTGTTGTGTGGTGGTGCTGCATATATTTGTCAACATTTGTACGATAG tgCTCCCAGTGGCAGTTATGGCACTATGACTTATATGGCACGTGCTGTTGCTTTGGTCTTGGATTGTCTTCCCAAACACGGTGAAATGGAATGCGCCATTTCCTAA
- the LOC111678229 gene encoding probable phosphorylase b kinase regulatory subunit alpha isoform X3: MRSRSNSGVRLDYYQRIVHRLIMSHQEPVTGLFPASNINSHAWIRDNVYCILAVWGLSMAYKKIADQDEDRAKCYELEQSCVKLMRGLLMAMMNQKDKVEKFKITQNPLDSLHAKYSSKNGQPVVGDAEWGHLQIDAVSLYLLILAQMTASGLQIVFSLDEVSFIQNLVFYIESAYCIPDYGIWERGDKTNHGEPELNASSIGMAKAALEAMNELDLFGARGGPASVIHVLADEAHKCQAVLQSMLPRESNSKELDSGLLCVIGFPAFAVDDPQLIRNTKDAILHRLQGKYGCKRFLRDGYRTPKEDPTRLYYERWELRMFENIECEWPLFYCYLILFHAFQSDKLAVKEYADRLEQIMVRGDDGILLIPESYAVTHDTVPQEYQMPGSQPREVVGRCPFLWGQSLFILGRLLQEGFLAVGELDPLNRRLGAQKKPDVVVQVVIIAEDNEIRDKLAEYDLHVQTIAEVAPIEVQPARVLSHLYTYLGRNRKLGLTGRKSRDVGILSTSKLYSLKDRIFAFTPQHIDYEEYYTTRDPDLLASNFTTNLAFLTNNWRHMLGRPTITLMATHYMLDQDRIPLAMIQTMRKLKSGYINGTRVMLGNLKDFLNTSAITDLSFLGSTEDGYPDRLHPDVQTYLDEHLLRSFSHRNTMNLRGGQLRPRHLRRRMSCKGAIKKTRSINVDSDNLGMEGPTPLTERRLSSIVPPPWLQANQQTPLNSFTITPEGSSTNTNQNRSEVLIRENIYPIDINHSRSAIEKRINNVPKILVQRHRTDTNFADTEVEELIAMLRETENLEEQGDILQYLVDTQGLDFNTAGLGLKQKSSSSSSSSSVIDPTLVEESTYDELAFKSTASKPPLPPSALLVVPHDEPASFNNTNNVNVINSSHSEGMLEEGRVVTVRDLLKGLYEKACQQKLWGLVRHTAGMLGKRVEDLAKAVTDLLVRQKQVTVGMPPNNEFTITAPLPEADLRQLIHDAYGDDESTAMLTQELMVYLAMFIRTEPQLFHEMLRLRVGLIIQVMAKELSRTLNCDGEAASEHLLNLSPFEMKNLLYHILSGKEFAVSSVARGNLSIVSCKSSRVSKKSQIGLGDPEGEDALIASIDDRQGQWLRRRRLDGALNRVPRDFYSRVWSVLEKCQGLAIEGRILQQSLTQEMTPGELKFALEVETALNQIPQPEYRQLVVEALMVLTLVTEHNMVPNLGGIIYVEHLVHKANQLFLEDQRKVQGDATLCCAKSKDGKEQHQAASGMLLCGGAAYICQHLYDSAPSGSYGTMTYMARAVALVLDCLPKHGEMECAIS, translated from the exons atgcGTTCACGCAGCAATTCAGGCGTACGCCTGGACTATTACCAACGTATTGTTCATCGCTTGATTATGAGCCACCAGGAGCCCGTAACGGGTTTATTTCCAGCATCCAATATTAATTCGCATGCCTGGATCAGAGATAATGTATATTGCATATTAGCAGTATGGGGTCTGTCGATGGCCTACAAAAAGATAGCGGATCAGGATGAAGATCGTGCCAAATGCTATGAACTAGAACAAAGTTGTGTTAAATTAATGCGTGGTCTCTTAATGGCCATGATGAATCAAAAGGATAAAgtggaaaagtttaaaataactcAAAATCCATTGGATTCTCTACATGCAAAGTACTCTAGCAAAAACGGACAACCTGTTGTGGGTGATGCTGAATGGGGCCATTTACAAATCGATGCGGTGTCATTGTATCTTTTAATTTTGGCACAAATGACAGCATCGGGTCTTCAAATTGTTTTCTCCTTAGATGAAGTatcatttatacaaaatttagtcTTCTATATTGAATCGGCCTACTGTATTCCCGATTATGGCATCTGGGAACGTGGAGACAAAACAAATCATGGTGAACCAGAACTAAATGCCAGTTCCATTGGTATGGCTAAGGCTGCTCTTGAGGCCATGAACGAATTAGATCTATTTGGTGCTCGCGGTGGTCCCGCTAGTGTTATACATGTATTGGCTGATGAGGCACACAAGTGTCAAGCTGTTCTACAATCAATGTTACCGCGTGAATCCAATAGTAAAGAACTTGATTCGGGACTTTTATGTGTTATTGGATTTCCAGCCTTTGCTGTCGACGACCCACAATTGATACGTAATACCAAAGATGCCATCTTACATCGTTTACAAGGTAAATACGGTTGTAAACGTTTCCTACGTGATGGCTATCGTACACCCAAAGAGGATCCCACACGTTTGTACTACGAAAGATGGGAATTGCGTATGTTTGAGAATATTGAATGTGAATGgccattattttattgttatttgatATTGTTCCATGCATTTCAATCTGATAAGTTGGCCGTTAAAGAGTATGCAGATCGTTTGGAG CAAATAATGGTTCGTGGAGATGATGGTATACTTTTAATACCCGAGAGTTATGCGGTAACACATGATACTGTACCACAAGAATATCAAATGCCAGGATCACAACCAAGAGAAGTTGTAGGACGCTGTCCATTTTTGTGGGGTCAATCTCTATTCATTTTAGGCAGATTATTACAAGAG ggCTTTCTAGCGGTGGGTGAATTAGATCCCCTCAATCGTCGTTTGGGTGCTCAGAAAAAGCCAGATGTTGTCGTACAGGTTGTTATAATTGCTGAAGATAATGAAATACGTGATAAATTGGCTGAATATGATTTGCATGTACAAACCATAGCTGAGGTGGCACCAATTGAAGTTCAACCAGCTCGTGTTTTAAGTCATTTGTATACGTATTTGGGTAGAAATCGTAAATTGGGTTTGACTGGTCGTAAGTCTCGTGATGTGGGTATATTAAGTACGAGTAAATTGTATTCGTTAAAAGATAGAATATTTGCTTTTACGCCACAG caTATCGATTATGAAGAATATTACACCACACGTGATCCTGACTTGCTTGCAAGTAATTTCACCACCAATTTAGCTTTCCTAACAAATAATTGGCGTCATATGTTAGGAAGACCCACAATAACTTTAATGGCAACACACTATATGCTAG ATCAAGATAGAATACCCTTGGCCATGATACAAACAATGCGTAAACTAAAATCGGGTTATATTAATGGTACTCGTGTTATGTTGGGCAATCTTAAGGACTTCCTGAATACATCGGCTATAACTGATTTAAGCTTTTTGGGAAGTACCGAAGATGGTTATCCCGATCGTTTACATCCCGATGTACAGACATATTTGGATGAACATTTATTGCGTTCATTTAGTCATCGTAATACTATGAACCTAAGAGGTGGTCAACTGCGTCCCCGACATTTAAGACGACGCATGTCCTGCAAAGGAGCTATTAAGAAAACTAGATCTATTAACGTAGATT CTGATAACTTGGGTATGGAGGGTCCTACACCTTTGACCGAAAGACGTTTATCATCGATTGTACCACCACCTTGGTTACAGGCTAATCAACAGACCCCATTAAATTCATTCACCATCACACCTGAGGGAAGTTCTACTAATACGAATCAAAATCGTTCGGAGGTGTTGATACGTGAGAATATTTATCCAATTGATATCAATCATAGTCGTTCAGCCATTGAAAAACGCA TCAACAATGTTCCTAAAATTCTTGTGCAACGCCATCGTACGGATACAAATTTTGCCGATACAGAAGTGGAAGAGTTAATAGCCATGCTAAGAGAAACGGAAAATTTAGAAGAACAAGGTGATATCTTACAATATTTAGTTGATACCCAAGGATTAGATTTCAATACAG CCGGCTTAGgacttaaacaaaaatcatcaTCGTCCTCTTCCTCCTCTTCTG taattGATCCAACCCTTGTGGAGGAATCAACATACGATGAGTTAGCTTTTAAAAGTACTGCTTCGAAGCCTCCATTACCACCATCTGCACTGTTGGTGGTGCCCCATGATGAGCCAGCATCTTTTAATAATACCAACAATGTCAATGTTATTAATTCCTCTCACTCTGAAGGCATGCTGGAAGAGGGACGTGTCGTTACTGTACGCGATTTACTCAAGGGCTTATACGAAAAGGCTTGTCAGCAAAAACTCTGGGGTTTGGTACGTCATACCGCCGGTATGTTGGGTAAGCGAGTGGAGGATTTAGCCAAAGCAGTTACCGATTTGTTGGTACGTCAGAAACAAGTGACCGTGGGCATGCCACCGAATAATGAGTTTACCATAACGGCTCCCTTGCCCGAAGCTGATTTAAGGCAGTTGATACATGAT GCTTATGGTGATGATGAAAGTACCGCTATGTTGACACAAGAATTAATGGTTTATTTGGCCATGTTTATACGCACCGAACCACAGTTGTTCCATGAAATGTTACGTCTTAGAGTTGGTCTTATTATCCAAGTTATGGCTAAAGAGTTATCACGTACTTTGAATTGCGATGGTGAAGCGGCCTCGGAACATTTGTTGAATTTGTCACcgtttgaaatgaaaaatcttttatatcaTATTCTAAGTGGCAAAGAATTTGCTGTAAGCAGTG tggCTCGTGGTAATCTATCCATTGTTAGCTGTAAATCCAGTCGTGTTAGCAAGAAGAGTCAAATTGGTTTGGGTGATCCGGAGGGTGAAGATGCCCTAATCGCCAGCATTGACGATAGACAGGGACAATGGTTACGTAGACGTCGTCTAGATGGTGCTCTTAATCGTGTACCACGTGATTTCTATTCGCGTGTCTGGTCAGTTTTGGAAAAATGTCAAGGTTTGGCCATAGAAGGTCGTATTCTACAACAGAGTTTAACTCAAGAAATGACTCCTGGCGAGTTAAAGTTTGCCTTGGAAGTTGAGACAGCCTTAAATCAAATTCCCCAACCAGAATATCGTCAATTGGTGGTGGAGGCTTTAATGGTTTTGACTCTGGTAACCGAACATAATATGGTACCAAATTTGGGTGGTATTATATATGTCGAACATTTGGTGCATAAAGCCAATCAATTGTTTTTGGAAGATCAACGTAAGGTTCAGGGTGATGCTACTCTCTGCTGTGCCAAATCCAAAGATGGTAAAGAACAACATCAGGCTGCCTCTGGTATGTTGTTGTGTGGTGGTGCTGCATATATTTGTCAACATTTGTACGATAG tgCTCCCAGTGGCAGTTATGGCACTATGACTTATATGGCACGTGCTGTTGCTTTGGTCTTGGATTGTCTTCCCAAACACGGTGAAATGGAATGCGCCATTTCCTAA